The Halomicrobium zhouii region ACGGCCGAACCTCTACCTGAGCGAGTACTTCAACCGGAACAAGGCGACGTACGTTGACCGAATGGAAGCAGTTCGCACCCACGGTGACTGGGAAGAATGGCTGTCGTTTTTCGTGCGAGGTGTCGCTCGCCAGGCCGAGGAGTCCGTCGACCGCACACTTGCACTGGATGCACTCCGGCGCCGCTACGAGAACGAGTACGGTGGCGTCGAGTATGCCAAGAACCGTTTGGCGTGTCACCTCTTCGAACGCCCCTACGTGACGACCGAGTCGGTCGCGAACACGCTCGATATCGAGCGGTCGACGGCGTACCGTGCGATCGACGAGTTAGAGGACGAAGGGGTCTTGACGGAAGTCACGGGAAAACAGCGCAACAAGGAGTATCGGGCAAAGGAGATCTTCGAGATCCTCGAGCGGCCGCCGCAGACGTACTGAACTGCCGCTTCTTCTCGATTCCGTCGTCACTCGTGACCATCCGTGTCCTCGTTCAGACGTTCTCGAATCTCATCGCTACTGTAGGTTCGCCCTTCACCGGTCGCTAGCTGGTGTTCGCTGGTGGCGATGTCTTTCCAACCCTTGCGTGAGAACGAGGGGTGCTTGACAGCGTCGTGGAGCGCCCATCGGATGAACTCGCTTCGGGACGGGAAGTCTTCGCACGCCAGGTCGCATCGAGGTCGTCGAGGAACGCCTGCGGGATCTCCAGTGGGACCGTGGTCATTGTGGGGTCGTCGTTGGACCCTGAGTCACCATCGGTCATACGCCTGTATTCCCTCTATAATCCTATATTCGTTGTCGATGTGTCGGGAGATACCTGCTGTGGCGTGTGCTCGTGGATGGCGTAGTTCGTCGACGGACTCGAAGCCAACTGGTCGCTATTCGATTTGGACGATTCCGACACAATTCCCATCCTGGACAACAGGCCCTCTGGAGGACGAAAAGGGCGAGGGGCGGCTGGCGGCGTAGCCGCCAGCTCATGCGACGGTCGGCGGAGCCGACCGTCCGCTCCGGGAACCCGGGCGCCGCTAGCACCGAAGCGAAGGCAGTGAGCGAGGCGCGCAGCAAGCCCCGGACCGGAGCGCGGCGAGGGCTTTCCTCTCTTTGGAGTAACGGTATCGCTGCTGTAGCAATCACTCTCACTCACACAGCAATCCCTCTCAAGAGAAGCCCGCAACCCACAAAGAATACCGCCGAAAGGGAGACGAACTCCCTCGCAACTAACCTTCTGGTCGATTACAATCGGCGCACGAGCAAGCCGACACCGACCAGTGCGGCGACGAGTACGCTCAGCACGCCGAATCCGGGCCCGCTGGCACCGGTGGCCGAGTCGTCGCCGTCGGGCTCCTGGGCGCCGCCGGCGTCGTCGCTCTCCGTCCCGGTGTCGCCCTGGTTGTTGTCGCCGGTTTCGTCCGACTCGTTCGAGTCGTCGTCGTCCGATTCGTCAGCGTCCGATTCGTCAGCGTCCGACTCGTCAGATTCCTCGCTCTCAGCCTCCTCGTCGACCACGGTGAGTGCGACCGTCTCGCCGTCGACCGAGAGGTTGTACGCACCTGCCGTCGCGAACGACGTCGTGAGGGTGACGTTGCGCGTCTCGCCAGCGTCGACGTCGACCGTCGCGTTCTCGGTGGTCACGTTCTCGTCTGGACCGGTGGCCGAGAGGGACACCGTGTGGGTGCCGTCGGCGTCGCCGTCGTTCGCGAGCGTGACGTTGACCGACACGTTCTCGCCGACGTCGACCTCGTCTGCGCTGACGTTCACCGACGTGATGGAGATGTCGGGCTCGTCGTCGTCGGTGTCGTGGTCGTTGCTGAGCGGCGTCGAGTTCGAATCGTCGTCCGAGTCGTCGTTGTCGTCCGAGTCGTCTTTGTCGTCAGACTTGTCGTTCGAGTTGTCGTCCTTGTCGTCCTTGTCGTCCGAGTGGTCGTCGGAATCCTTCGACTCGTCACCGTCCGTCGAATCGTCAGAATCCTTCGAGTCGTCACCGGAGTCGGCTGCGACGACCTGGATGGTGCGAGTGAGTTTCTGCTCGTTGCCGGCCTCGTCCCGGAGCAGGACGGAGACGGTGTGTTCGCCGGTCGAGTCGAACGAGAGCGTCATCGTCTCGCCGTCGGGACCGGGTTCACCGTCGGCGTACCAGCAGACGTGGGCGACGCCGCTGTGGTCCGAGACGTTGGTCGCTTTCACGGTGAACTCCTCACCGACCGTCACCTCGTCGGGAACCTGCAGGTCGGCGGTCGGCGGTTCGCCGTCGGTGACCGTGAGGACGGTACTCGCGGTGTCGGTGTTCCCGTCGGCGTCCACCACCGTCACGGAGACGTCGAACTCACCGGGGTACGTTGCCCACTTGTCGTACGTCGCCGACTCGGTCGTCTCGTCGATCTCACCGTCGCCGTCGAGGTCCCAGCGGTACTCGACGATGCCCTCGTCGTCGGTCGAGGCGCTCGCGTCGAGCGTCAGCTTCGTCTCGGTCGCGACCTCCTCGGGCGCGTCGAGCTTGGCCGTCGGCGCGTCGCCCGTCTTCCCGTCGTTCGTTCCGTCGTCCGTCTCGTCTTTCTCATCTTTCTCGTCGTCCGTTCCGTCGTCTTTCTCGTCGTCCGTCTCGTCTTTCTCGTCGTCCGTTCCGTCGTCTGTCGCCGACACGGCGATCGTCGCGCTGGCGGCGTCCGTCTCGCCGGCCTCGTCGACGACCGTCACGGTCGCGTCGAACTCGCCGTCGCTCGCGTACGCGTGCGTGGTGGTCGCCGATTCGGTGGTCGAGTCGGTCTCGCCGTCGCCGTCGAAGTCCCAGCGGTACTCGACGACCGGTTCGTCACTGGTCGACCCGCTGGCGTCGAACGCGACGGGCTGGTCGGTGTGTACCGACGAGTCGTTCACCGACAGG contains the following coding sequences:
- a CDS encoding PKD domain-containing protein, yielding MTDARTRLTALVLAVVMVTSVAVTGVAVAQTSGNDATAGNDAPTEEPTEEPTEEPTEEPTEEPTEEPTEEPTEEPTEEPTEEPTEEPSDDGPGEETFVVQQGENCYTATTLGDGTETVESFYNYSADYDWSSEGTKHLQENQVSNLFVYEGSEGYSLVFVHDKHGDGPYGGTITFTVDGQPADGEWAVEDDDYQGRDDNFDHHGTYSEIDWKWSSDRNDGGAFRGLTAEDDVAITVDPAFNEEAEAWGEWPYSGDENNRTESWQLLGADGEPVTTLDMTENVTVTAGTCASGELDAALSVNDSSVHTDQPVAFDASGSTSDEPVVEYRWDFDGDGETDSTTESATTTHAYASDGEFDATVTVVDEAGETDAASATIAVSATDDGTDDEKDETDDEKDDGTDDEKDEKDETDDGTNDGKTGDAPTAKLDAPEEVATETKLTLDASASTDDEGIVEYRWDLDGDGEIDETTESATYDKWATYPGEFDVSVTVVDADGNTDTASTVLTVTDGEPPTADLQVPDEVTVGEEFTVKATNVSDHSGVAHVCWYADGEPGPDGETMTLSFDSTGEHTVSVLLRDEAGNEQKLTRTIQVVAADSGDDSKDSDDSTDGDESKDSDDHSDDKDDKDDNSNDKSDDKDDSDDNDDSDDDSNSTPLSNDHDTDDDEPDISITSVNVSADEVDVGENVSVNVTLANDGDADGTHTVSLSATGPDENVTTENATVDVDAGETRNVTLTTSFATAGAYNLSVDGETVALTVVDEEAESEESDESDADESDADESDDDDSNESDETGDNNQGDTGTESDDAGGAQEPDGDDSATGASGPGFGVLSVLVAALVGVGLLVRRL